Proteins encoded together in one Anopheles darlingi chromosome 3, idAnoDarlMG_H_01, whole genome shotgun sequence window:
- the LOC125953687 gene encoding elongin-C has product MEDRTSSERAYGGCEGPDAMYVKLISSDGHEFIVKREHALTSGTIKAMLSGPGQFAENEANEVNFREIPSHVLEKVCMYFTYKVRYTNSSTEIPEFPIAPEIALELLMAANFLDC; this is encoded by the exons ATGGAGGACCGTACGAGCTCTGAAAGGGCATATGGAGGCTGCGAGGGCCCCGATGCCATGTACGTGAAGCTGATCTCTTCCGATGGGCATGAGTTCATCGTAAAACGCGAACACGCGCTTACCTCCGGTACGATCAAGGCAATGCTCTCTGGACCGGGTCAGTTTGCGGAGAATGAAGCCAACGAAGTGAACTTCCGAGAAATACC CTCGCACGTCCTCGAGAAAGTGTGCATGTACTTCACGTACAAGGTCCGGTACACGAACAGCTCGACCGAGATACCCGAATTTCCCATCGCACCGGAAATTGCCCTCGAGCTGCTGATGGCAGCCAACTTCCTCGATTGCTAG
- the LOC125953686 gene encoding mini-chromosome maintenance complex-binding protein encodes MEPVATWTPEYFVENESNCLKQLTAEDDTVWRSIPLLNCMAPQHLVDGQLVRFRGMVQDMQDPECYLKRYGVRCKTSESIVRHQNGQYRDMLVYNAATERVDNANGGEDKTFGERRSMFVVTIPGQNRWAIEHEKQNNTTAGGGATEEGSDEDPTPIPGRVKRGHDDDEEMDTDAPADVREKETKKPATESKSAATETQSCTAAPVALSADYLLNSPISDRPGKACLVKLYSDIENWTLNTVIEAVGFLSVNPALDGAGDVADMDAFEDEMSEHQATHPPPSLIPRLHAISVRKLTHTNPLLLDSRTPSSNGSPDDSAANAAIVKELHNLLTQCLFGDRVAADYLLCHLVSSVYLRYEVESRGQFCLNLSNIPGQVLPVYTESLYQLLEMLLPASHYFPMTLENMNTVQFAPRKDYTTNKLTSGLLQLAPHTHLVLDETRLQPGKLEAAGVEAVRHVAHLINDQQLKYDFKFYQLEFNADVPVLVLSEGRSMLPSNCQVPIMPDLDAIELIDETIKAGRHYIAPKLDAVRRFLTTARIRSFDMKTLDPTVVEEDFVEMRVGSSGEVSMNDLHTLFVLARLVGLSSGHPSLTRDHWERAKKLEQERRNRLQMFAKPTVEP; translated from the exons ATGGAACCGGTGGCAACCTGGACACCCGAGTATTTCGTCGAGAACGAATCGAATTGCTTGAAGCAGCTCACGGCGGAAGATGACACCGTTTGGCGCTCGATCCCGCTGCTGAACTGCATGGCCCCACAACACCTGGTCGATGGGCAGCTGGTGCGATTCCGGGGGATGGTACAGGACATGCAGGACCCGGAGTGTTACCTCAAGCGCTACGGCGTGCGGTGTAAGACGAGCGAATCCATCGTCCGTCACCAGAATGGCCAGTACCGGGACATGCTCGTGTATAACGCGGCCACGGAACGCGTCGATAATGCGAACGGCGGGGAAGACAAAACTTTCGGTGAGCGGCGATCCATGTTCGTCGTTACGATACCGGGTCAGAACCGGTGGGCAATCGAGCACGAGAAACAGAACAATAcgacggctggtggtggtgcaacagAGGAAGGATCCGACGAAGATCCGACGCCGATACCGGGTCGTGTTAAACGGgggcacgacgatgacgaagagaTGGACACCGATGCACCGGCGGATGTGCGTGAGAAAGAAACCAAGAAACCGGCCACTGAATCGAAATCCGCGGCGACTGAAACACAGTCTTGCACAGCTGCACCTGTGGCGTTGTCCGCGGACTACCTGCTCAACTCCCCGATCAGCGACCGTCCCGGGAAGGCGTGTTTGGTGAAGCTATACAGTGACATCGAGAACTGGACGCTCAATACCGTGATCGAGGCGGTCGGTTTTCTATCGGTTAACCCGGCTTTGGACGGTGCCGGCGATGTGGCGGATATGGATGCGTTCGAGGACGAAATGTCCGAGCACCAAGCCACACATCCGCCACCATCGCTTATCCCTCGCTTACATGCGATCTCCGTCCGTAAACTGACCCACACCAATCCGCTGTTGCTGGATAGCCGCACACCATCATCCAACGGATCACCGGACGATAGCGCTGCCAACGCGGCGATCGTAAAGGAACTGCACAATCTGCTCACCCAGTGTCTGTTTGGCGATCGTGTTGCGGCCGACTATCTGCTCTGTCATCTCGTATCATCGGTTTATCTTCGCTATGAGGTAGAATCACGCGGTCAGTTCTGTTTGAATCTGAGCAACATCCCGGGACAGGTGCTTCCGGTTTATACGGAATCGCTGTACCAGTTGCTCGAGATGCTGCTTCCGGCGAGCCACTACTTTCCGATGACACTCGAGAACATGAACACGGTTCAGTTCGCTCCAAG GAAGGATTACACGACGAACAAACTAACGAGTGGCTTGCTACAGCTGGCCCCTCACACGCATCTGGTGCTGGACGAGACTCGGCTGCAACCGGGAAAGCTAGAAGCGGCTGGCGTCGAGGCGGTCCGTCACGTGGCGCATCTCATCAACGATCAGCAGCTGAAGTATGATTTCAAGTTCTACCAGCTCGAGTTCAATGCGGAcgttccggtgctggtgctgagtgAGGGACGCAGTATGCTACCG AGCAATTGCCAGGTACCGATCATGCCGGATCTGGATGcgatcgagctgatcgatGAAACGATCAAAGCAGGTCGGCACTATATCGCACCGAAGCTGGACGCGGTGAGACGCTTTCTGACGACCGCCAGGATACGATCGTTTGACATGAAGACTCTCGATCCGACGGTTGTCGAGGAGGATTTTGTGGAAATGCGCGTTGGTAGTAGCGGGGAGGTTTCAATGAATGATCTGCACACTCTGTTCGTGCTGGCACGATTGGTTGGGCTCAGCAGTGGGCATCCCTCGCTAACGCGCGACCATTGGGAGCGTGCGAAGAAGCTGGAACAGGAACGTCGCAATCGGCtgcaaatgtttgccaaaccTACTGTCGAACCGTAA